CTCCATGGGTGGGTCAGGAAGAGACATAGTGTGGGAGAGAGGGGCTTTCCAAAAGAGAGAGAGGAGTAGCCGAATTAGGTTTTCCAAAAGAGAGAGTAGCAGCGATATTTGGTTAGAGAATATATTTATAGGTGCTTACTAGGGCTTCCTCTTAGATGTAAttaatgtttttaattttttccggtatttttttgtttcagtttgaatcagtgttttaaaaggcgttttcggggcgagccttggggcggggcgtaccaaaaatgccccaaggcgatgggtcggggcgaaagtcCCAAAaagcgtacgcccagcaattcggggagtacgcccaggcgtttggggcgagttttttttctgttggggcgtgttggggcgtaagcccagaaaacttcttcaaactaaaaacgaaatttgttaaataagtccttagtataatgcccaaattttcaaaagtcaacatgtaattactcaaatgttttaaaaaggaactgaaacattaaatttaaaagtcaagacctttttttattgctagaatgcctaatatatgttcttttccaattatttatcttgttttctactatctcaaaaaagtaacgagtagtcacttgtacttgtaagtagcgtataatagattgttctaattagtttttttgtgggggtatatatatatatatatcacttatttatagttttcttcaatttttttcgctatttcacctatttaaaagtatttattataattatatcattttataaaatactaaaaattaaaaccccatggggcttacgcctcactgaggcagacgtaaaacgccccgccttacacccccgccttttaaaacactggtttgAATAATACGTGTGGGCATgcagtttttttttcttcatataatAGCATGTTAAACGTAAAATATAACTTAGAACCCCTCTAAATAATCTGTTTGATCAAGCTTTCGAAAagcgaaaaatatttttttcttaaattttaataAGTGTTTATTTTAGAGAATCGAGGTATTTGGccaattttttattaaaaaatatttttaagtaataGCAGAAACTGTATTGCAgaagtttaaaaaaaaagaagtaatttCTCTACAGAAGCACTTTTTGAAAGTTTCGCCAAGCACAAATTTCTGTTTTAATATtgacaaaagtatttttcaaattaattagcAAATATATAATActactttcaattttttttttttttgtaataaaaaAACACTTATAACAAAGATACATTTTGAAATAAGTAGATTCTGAAAGTTTGGTTACGGGCTCGAATACTCTTTAGAGGAAATAACAATGGCAGATGTAGCTTTTGAGCTTCTCGCATACAAACTCAATAAACTTTAGCACGAAAATAGATATATATGTTAAAAATTATAAATTTTAACAAATATTAGATTTTGAACCACTGCGAACGTTTAAAAGTTTAATGAGCTAATTAATTAGTGCTAAGAATTTTAAAAGGTCAAAAATTTATTAACTATAATAAAAGAATGCATGTGCAACTTCTCACCAAGCTCTGCTGCTGGCTGATTCACTGGATTAATTTTGCTGCATAAGCATTTAGGGCAGGCACAATTACATTTATCattgcatcttttttttttcgatCTCTTTCGAGAGATACCTCCAACCGGGAAATTTTGCCCATAAAACTCGACACTCTTCAAAATCCGTCCGCTTTTTCTATGGCTAGCCTCAGCCTCATTTCTAGGGTCATTTACAGCAACAATAGCCTGATCATTGTTCAGCCCCTGATTTTCCTCCTGGTGTTCAGGAGCATTTAAACCCAAATTTCCAGTATTGTTGAGCTCCCCAGCAACATCATTTACATCAGTAACAACCAACAGAGCATTGTTCAGCCCCTGATTTTCAGGAGCATTTAAACCCAAATTTACAGCATTGTTGTGCTCCTGATTTTCTAGAGCATTTCAACCCAAATTTCTAGCAGTAGCCTCATGATATCACTAGCGTTGTTCAGCCCCTGATTTCCCTCCTGATTTTTAGGAGCATTTAAACCAAATTTCCAGCATTGCTGAGCCCCTGATTTTCAGGAGCATTTAAACCCAAATTTTCAGCATTGTTGAGCCCCTGATTTTCAGGAGCATTTAAATCCAAATTTCTAGCAACAACCTCATGATCACCACCAGCATTGTTCAACCCCTGATTTTCAGGAGCATTTAAACCCAAATTTCCAACAGCAGCCTCATAATCACCACCAACATTGTTTAGCCCCTGATTTTCAGGAGGATTTAAACCTAAATCTCCAGCATTGTTGAGCTCCTCAGCAGCCTCATCATCATCAGGACCACCACCACCATTGTACCCAGGATCACCATCATCATCAGCAGCAATAGAAGGACCGAATGGTTGGGGAACAATAGCAGTAACAGATCCGGTTGGTGCAGCTTGTGACCGGGTTTGAGGTCGTCGGGAAACAGTTGCAGTAGATTTGTTTAGTATTGATTGTGATCGGGCTCGAGGTCACAGGAACAGATCCGGTTGGTGGCTGAGAAACATCTTGTGATCGGGTTCGAGGCCGTCGAGAAACAATAGCAGTAGATCCGGTTCGTCCTGATTGTGATCCAGCTTGACGTGGTGGGAGAATAGTAGCAATAGAAATAGCAGGAACATATCTGGTTTTTCCTGATTGTGATGGGGTCGATACGTTCCGCTTTGATTCTGCAACTTTGTTTTGTAGATCTTCTATCATTATCGCCTGATTTTGTATCATAGTCCCCTGAGGAGTGTTTTGTTGTGTGAGTTCCTCAATATCTTCATTGTGCCTCGTTAATATTTTAAGAGTTGGTACTGTTTGTTTGATCCATTTGTTTATGCGCCACAAATCTGGTTTGATTATGTTTGTTGGGTAATCGTCACAAAAAGACAAAGAGTTGTGAAAAATTCTCTCTCTAGGAAAATGCTATCAGTGGACTCAACTTACCACAACCCCCTCCCCCCACCACCCCCCGAACCCAACCTTCCAACGGTAACAACAACGAAAAATTCTGAATCCCAACCCACCCAAACCAATGAAACTACGCCAGCTCAACCATTTTTGGTTGCTCCTCCACCCCTTTCTCTACCTAACCCATCGGAAAATAGCAAAATTAAAGAAAGCCCTCCTCCTCAGACATCTTCTCCACCTAATGATAACACTAATCGAAGCATAGCTCCACCCAATAACAATTTCCCAATAATTTCCTCAAATTTTGACAAAACAAACCTTCCCAAACAGGCTAAAGATGCTGAAATCGCCCAAAATAAGAGGAAAGAACCTTTTACCTCTGCGGATGGAGTGGGGGAGAGACAAAATTTTCCAAGCTCTATCAATACTAATCAGGGCATTTTGAAGCCGAAAATCAGTGGGCAGAAAGGTAATACCAAATCTAGGGCCAACAATCAAGGAATTTCGAAACCAAGTTTCTCTGCAGCGGTTCAAGCGAGCCTTACACCTCCGGAAAATTCCGCTCCGGTGGATATTAGAAGAGGCACACATCTTGGTAAGCGAGCATTTTTTTCCAGTGCCAATGACTACTTCATAAATCTTGCACAGGATTGTAAAATGACTGTTGTTGGGAAATTCTACAAAGGAAGGCCAAATATGGAGGATCTTAGGAACCAGGTCTATAGTCAATTCCACCTCAAAGGGACAGTTAACATTGCTTATGTAGAATCGACACATGTTTACATTGATTTCACAAACGACACTGATTTTAGACATATCTATTTCAAACCTTTCATATATTTTGGTGATTGCCCTATGAAGGTCCTTAAATGGACTCCTGATTTTAAACCAGAAGCAGAAACTACCATAGTCCCTGTTTGGATTCTTGTTCACAAATTACCTTGGCATCTCTTTAGATGGCACATCCTTTCCAGATTGGTAGAGGATGTTGGGCTAGCTATTGCTCCTGGTCAAGCCACTTTCTCCAAATCTAGGGGAAATGTGGCTAAAGTCAAGGTTGAAATTGATCTTCTTAAGCCTAGAATTGATCAACTTTGGTTGGGTTTCAATAGGCTAGATGGTGCAGAAGATGGGGTTTGGCTTGACATTGAATATGAGAATGTACCTGGTTACTGTACCTATTTTAAATTCCAGGGACATAATGTTTTTGAATGTAGAACTAAGGCTGCACATGAAAGGGCAAAGAATCAGAGGGAACAATAGGagcaagaaaagaaaaatcaaccACATGATCATAACAACAACTTTGGTGACAACAATCGTGATGAAGATGAGGAAGGTTTCATTACAGTAAAAGGAAAGGGCAGACAAACAGGTAATAGCAGTGGAATAAATGCTAGCAATATGGCACAACCCAACAATAATCTCACACAAAATAGTGAAAGGGATAAGCTAAATAATGGTGAAAGAAGCAACATCAGAGGTGATACTGACAAACAAGTTGTTGATAAGCAAACACTTCAACAAATCAGTGATGATACAGattctcaaaacaaaaaaaaatggaaactcAGAAGAGAACCCAAAGACATGAAGCTTGGACTAGCACAAACAAGAACAGATACCATGATGCTCAAATTAATTCAGGCAAGAACAAACAACATGAAGCTAAGGATTATTTACAGGACAAGGAGAAGCAGTTACCAAACAGGAAATATATTGACAAACGAAGGGAAAAAAGGCAGAGGAAGAAGGCTATCCAAATGGAACAAGACACTTTGAATAAAAACAAGAAGATGGAACAGGAGGAATCACAACAGATAGTGCCAACTCAGGAAAAATTTGAGGAAGGAAAAGTCCTTATTGATCAGATACTTCAGGATGAACACAAAGTGCCAAACCATACACCTATAGAATGTGCAAAAGATACAAACACAAGTCAACAACTCAAAGGCAGTGAAACACAACAGGTTCAAAACACTCAGGATGAACAAAATGTCCCAAAACATACCTCTAGAAAAAGTGCTAGAGTTTCCAACTCCAATCAGCAGTCTAAAGGAAGTGATTGACAACATATTGACAAATCTGGTTTGCAGATTCATAAAGAACCAAACATTATTAATGCTACTAACAACATTCCTGAAGCTAGCTCATCTGATGGTGAAGATGGGGTTCCTGACAGTGATTATGAAATAGGGGATGACTTAGACGAAGAAGAGGAATCAGAGGATGCTTCAGATACACTGGATGAGGACTATGAAAGCCTGGAAGAGGGCCCTTTTGATGGTGATGAAGTTGCAAAAAGGATTGTTGAAACTTTTAATGGACAACATAGCAATGACCCTACCATTTTCCAAGCTTTTGCGGATATCTCTGATAGGGAAAACCTATCACCAAGAGGGTCTAATGTGCCAAGAAGGGGAATAGGCAACTACAGAGGTAGGGGTGGCAGAAATGCTCCCTCATCATCAATACAACACAACACAAAAACCAAGTTTGTTTACTATGATTAGCATTTTAAGCTGGAATATCAGGGGCATAAAAAGCTCCATTGAAAGTCTATGCCAGCTCAATAGACAACACAAAATTCAGTTCCTTGCTATTCAGGAACCATTTTGCAAAACCACAAAACTTGACAGATACAGAAGACGATTGGGTTATAATTTTGCTTATGCTAACTGCAACAACATGATATGGATATTTACTGATGAAGATGTTGAATGCCAAGTCTATTCTGACACTGAACAACAACTTTCTTGCTTTATCAAGATTGGAGATGACACTATTTCCATCACTACTATTTATGCCAAGTGTAAAGCTTCTCTCAGGGAATCTCTATGGGAAGATCTCAGCCTTATTGCTTCCAGTCAGAATCTTGAATGGATGGTTTTAGGAGATTTCAACTGTATTACTGATCAAACTGAGAAGATAGGAGGAAATCCACATAAAATGGAGAAGAGTTTACCTCTTCTTGAATGTATTGGAGACTGTGATCTTTATGACTTGGGCTTCATTGGTTCTGCCTTTACTTGGTGTAACTACAGAGTTCCAGAGAATAGAATATGGAAGAGATTAGACAGAGCCATGTCTAATCAGAAATGGTTAACTACTTTTCCTGAGACTAGTGTCACTCATTTGGTTAGATCTGGGTCTGATCATGCCCCTCTGCTTATACATGCTAAAGCCTGTAACATTAGTCATATTAAATACTTCAAATTCTTGAACTTTTGGGTGGATAAACCTCATTTTCAGGATATTGTGAAGCAAGTTTGGCAGATAGTTGTACAGGGTTCTCAGGTCTGGAGGTTTCATATGAAACTGAAAAATACAAGTAAGAAACTATCTTGGTGGTCTAGGAACATCATTGGAGACATTTTCGAGCTTACAAAAACAATGGAAAAAAGAGTGGCTGATCTTGAGGATGTTTGCCTTCAAGACAACTCTACTACTAATATGGTTAACCTTAATGAGGCCAATGCTTTACTAATCAGGCATTACAAGACTGAGGAAGCCTTCTGGAGGCAAAAGGCTGGTATTAAGTGGCATGCTGAAGGGGATCTAAATACAAAATTTTTCCACTTTGTTATTACTTCCAGGAGGCAAAGATTGTCTCTCAAGAAGATAAAAAATGGGGAAGGTAACTGGATTGAGGGGGACAGAATTGCTCAAGAAGCTATTTCATACTTTGAGAACATTTTCACAgaagacaacaacaacaatgattTTTCTAAACTCTCATGTCTTCCTAAGATTGTCTCAATGGAGGATAATGAGATGCTATGCTCTATTCCCACCATGCAAGAACTCAAAGACACTGTTTTCTCAATGGATCCTGGAAGTGCACCAGGACCTGATGGCATGACGGGTATTTTTTTATCATAAATGCTGGGATATTATTTCTACTGATCTTCTTAACATGATTATTGAGATTTTTAAGGGTGGGATCATTAATAGGGCTATTTCTCACTCCTGCCTGATTTTAATCCCCAAAGTCAAATCTCCTCAAGCTTTTTCTGATCTTAGACCAATTAGTTTAAGTAATTTTTCTTGCAAAATTCTCTCTAAATTGATTAATGGTAGACTTACCAGTATTATGGATAAGATTATCTCCCAAAATCAATCTGGCTTTATGAAAGGTAGGTCTATTAGTGAGAATATTACTCTTACTCAAGAGATGGTGCACAATATGAACAAAGCTGAGCCCAATGACAATGTTGTTATGAAATTAGATATGGCTaaggcatatgatagggtctcTTGGACCTATATGTGCCATGTGCTTAAACAGTTGGGTTTCTCTGACTCTTGGGTTGGTCTGATTCATCGTATTATCTCTAATAACTGGTATTCCATTAATATAAATGGTACCAGGCATGGTTTTTTCAAATCCACTAGAGGTCTCAAGCATTTGAGCAATGACAGTTTTGTTCCTTTTACTTGCAAAAGTAATGGACCTTCTATTACCCATTTGTGCTATGCTGATGACACTATCCTTTTCAGTTCTGGGGATTGCAATTCCATCACTATGATGATGGATAAACTCAGTGAATATGAGAAAATCTCTGGTCAACTTGTTAACAAGAGAATCTGGTTTCATGGTTCACTCCAAGGCCAGTGACTCTTTTATCCAGGATATTATTAATCTCACTGGTTTTGCTCATCAAAAACTGCCTTTTAATTATTTGGGTTGTCCTATTTACACTGGTAGGAAAAAAATTACCTACTTCAATGATTTGGTGGCTAAGGTGTCCAATAGAATTACTCGTTGTCATAACAGGACTCTTTCTGCTGGAGGCAAGGCAGTACTTATCAAATCAGTTCTTGCTTCTATTCCTCTTCACACTCTTTCTGTCATTCAACCCCCTAAAACCTGTATTAAACAGATCGAAATGTGCGTTGCTAACTTCTTCTGGGGGGATAGTGATGGCAAGAAAAAATACCATTGGATGGCCTGGAAAAAGCTGTGTTATCCTACTTGTGAAGGAGGAGATGGCTTTAGAGGCATCCAATCCTTTTGTGATGCTTTTGCAGCCAAGAATTGGTGGAGTATTAGAACTAAATCTTCTTTGCTCAACCAATTCATGGAAGCAAAATATTGCATAAGATCTCATCCAGTTGACAAAAAATTTGCGAGTGGGGATTCCCATGTTTGGAAAAGGCTCACTGACATCAGGGCCAGATGTGAACAACATATATTATGGAAAGTTGGCCAAGGAAACCTATCCTTTTGGTGGGACAATTGGACAAGACTTGGACCCATTGCTTACCTTTTACCTACTGAATACAGAGCAAAGAGAGTGAGGGTCTCTGAATTTATATATGATGGCAAATGGAACACTCTTACTCTTTCCAGTCTATTGTCTGATCATATTTGGCAACATATTGCCAAGATTAGCATTGAACCAGACAAGGATGATTATCCAGTTTGGCTACCTGATCCCAGTGGTAGATTTACTTATAAATCTGCTTGGGATCTACTTAGACCAAGCAGAAACCACACACTTTCAGCAGCGAAAACATGGCACTGTAAGCTTCCATTTAAAGTTTCCTTCTTCATGCTCAGATTGTTACATTCCAGGCTACCTACAGATGagaaaattgtgaaatttggTGTCAATGGACCTTCTAGATGTT
The nucleotide sequence above comes from Lycium barbarum isolate Lr01 chromosome 3, ASM1917538v2, whole genome shotgun sequence. Encoded proteins:
- the LOC132629772 gene encoding uncharacterized protein LOC132629772, whose product is METQKRTQRHEAWTSTNKNRYHDAQINSGKNKQHEAKDYLQDKEKQLPNRKYIDKRREKRQRKKAIQMEQDTLNKNKKMEQEESQQIVPTQEKFEEGKVLIDQILQDEHKVPNHTPIECAKDTNTSQQLKGSETQQVQNTQDEQNIHKEPNIINATNNIPEASSSDGEDGVPDSDYEIGDDLDEEEESEDASDTLDEDYESLEEGPFDGDEVAKRIVETFNGQHSNDPTIFQAFADISDRENLSPRGSNVPRRGIGNYRGRGGRNAPSSSIQHNTKTKYRRRLGYNFAYANCNNMIWIFTDEDVECQVYSDTEQQLSCFIKIGDDTISITTIYAKCKASLRESLWEDLSLIASSQNLEWMVLGDFNCITDQTEKIGGNPHKMEKSLPLLECIGDCDLYDLGFIGSAFTWCNYRVPENRIWKRLDRAMSNQKWLTTFPETSVTHLVRSGSDHAPLLIHAKACNISHIKYFKFLNFWVDKPHFQDIVKQVWQIVVQGSQVWRFHMKLKNTSKKLSWWSRNIIGDIFELTKTMEKRVADLEDVCLQDNSTTNMVNLNEANALLIRHYKTEEAFWRQKAGIKWHAEGDLNTKFFHFVITSRRQRLSLKKIKNGEGNWIEGDRIAQEAISYFENIFTEDNNNNDFSKLSCLPKIVSMEDNEMLCSIPTMQELKDTVFSMDPGSAPGPDGMTVKSPQAFSDLRPISLSNFSCKILSKLINGRLTSIMDKIISQNQSGFMKGRSISENITLTQEMVHNMNKAEPNDNVVMKLDMAKAYDRVSWTYMCHVLKQLGFSDSWVGLIHRIISNNWYSININGTRHGFFKSTRGLKHLSNDSFVPFTCKSNGPSITHLCYADDTILFSSGDCNSITMMMDKLSEYEKISGQLVNKRIWKKITYFNDLVAKVSNRITRCHNRTLSAGGKAVLIKSVLASIPLHTLSVIQPPKTCIKQIEMCVANFFWGDSDGKKKYHWMAWKKLCYPTCEGGDGFRGIQSFCDAFAAKNWWSIRTKSSLLNQFMEAKYCIRSHPVDKKFASGDSHVWKRLTDIRARCEQHILWKVGQGNLSFWWDNWTRLGPIAYLLPTEYRAKRVRVSEFIYDGKWNTLTLSSLLSDHIWQHIAKISIEPDKDDYPVWLPDPSGRFTYKSAWDLLRPSRNHTLSAAKTWHCKLPFKVSFFMLRLLHSRLPTDEKIVKFGVNGPSRCCCCKTFKLETIEHLFFVIVRLPRIINQVTWLAYLIINSQIPSLNLKPIWLELWDQVETIKQAIDIKVVRWAKPNHLTMKLNTDGCCKGNPGEAAGGGIFRDSNGQLVMAFHSYFGTISNNVVECLAILKGLQWCNDHGFHDFVIESDSQMVIHMINGKYITPIVLRDQIRKIGQTMSQGRIIAQHCFREANFVADHLANMGLADRMDKFFTQVISLPHEVKALMKNDQRGFAHFRIRTKKGHYTFDND